Part of the Paenibacillus sp. JNUCC32 genome is shown below.
GTGCCGAGCGCGCCGAGCAGAATATAACCAAGCAGCGTCACGATCGACAGAATGAATGATGCAATGCCGAATCGGGAGTTCTTTCTGTCCTCGGGAGGAATGAAGGTGGTTTTTGGTCGCTTGGGCGAATCTTGCCCCTCGGATGGGGAGGAAGGTGATTGTTGATCCATGTACATAATCGCTCCTAACTTGAGATTCATTCTTAATGGGTCCATGCAGGGTTTCCAAATAAAAGACATCCTTATTAATCTTTCACAAAATGGCCCTGAAATCAAGTCCAAAGCGCTTACACGCCGGTGGAAAAGCGTACGCGAATCCGTTAAACTTAACATGATTACATATGGACACGGGTGTCCGCTGACAAAAGGGGTTGAAAAGAACATGAGTCGTGCTTTCATCGCATGGGGCTCGATCCTGATGGCATTATCCGTCGCCATTGGGGCATTCGGCGCCCATATGCTGGAGGATATCATTACGCCGGACGAGCTTGCCACCTATGAGACGGGCGTCCACTATCATATGATACACGGATTGGCGGTCCTGATTACGGGGATTGTGGCCAAGGTGCTGGGCGAATCCCGGAAGCTGTTTTGGGCGGGGGCTTTATTCATCGCGGGAACCGTTATTTTTTCCGGCAGTCTCTACGTGTTAAGTATATCCGGCATCAAATGGCTAGGGGCGATTACGCCGATCGGCGGCGTATCCTTTATCGCAGGCTGGCTGATCCTGATGTCCTCGGCGCTGTCCCGTAAAAACTAGCACTCAAAAAAAAGAACGGCTTCACCGATCCCTGATAAAGGGCGGCGATGCCGTTTTTACATACCTATAATATACTGCCGACTCAGCTCACGCTGAACTCGTCGATTTCATTGAGTTTGAAGGTATATACCTGCTTCTCATCGACATGATAGACGTTGACCAGGAAATTGCTTTCGTCATAGTTGAGTATGCGGCAGGGGAGACTTGTCTGCTTACCATGGCGGTTGGTTGTCAGGCGAACAAGGCGATTGTCCTTACTGTATACTTTAATCCATTCAAAGGGATCATTTCCGGCGAGTGGAGTTTGGACAGGAGGTGCGCTTGCAGCGATCTTTTTTTCCGGCGAGGATATCGCAGGCGGAGCAGGTTTCTCATGCTGAGTCGTGGAAGAAGCCATCTTCCGGGAGGCCTTGCTAATAACGGAATCTTTCTTGGCTTGGACCAAGGTGTTGATGATTTCTCCAAGCTCCATTCCGGACTTAATCCGGAAATCGACGACTTCGGCCTTGTCGTTCAGCATTTCCAGCAAATATTGCAAAGCCAGTGCGTTGGAGGGACTCTTGACCAGAATATCAACGTTGAATAAAAAGCC
Proteins encoded:
- a CDS encoding DUF423 domain-containing protein is translated as MSRAFIAWGSILMALSVAIGAFGAHMLEDIITPDELATYETGVHYHMIHGLAVLITGIVAKVLGESRKLFWAGALFIAGTVIFSGSLYVLSISGIKWLGAITPIGGVSFIAGWLILMSSALSRKN